A window of the Thermococcus sp. M39 genome harbors these coding sequences:
- the moaC gene encoding cyclic pyranopterin monophosphate synthase MoaC — translation MKLTHVDEKGVKMVEVGHKDVVFRKAIAKGKIKLKPETIKLIQEGKTKKGNVLAAAQIAGILAVKRTWEIIPLCHPIPLTGVDISFEFGEDYIEATCEVRAYYKTGVEMEALTGVSVALLTIWDMVKAVEKDEKGQYPVTRIYDIRVVEKVKEK, via the coding sequence ATGAAGCTCACTCACGTAGACGAAAAAGGTGTTAAGATGGTGGAAGTTGGCCATAAAGATGTTGTGTTCAGAAAGGCAATTGCTAAGGGAAAGATAAAGCTCAAACCAGAGACAATAAAGCTTATTCAAGAAGGCAAGACTAAAAAAGGGAATGTACTTGCAGCTGCACAGATAGCTGGAATCCTAGCAGTGAAGAGAACTTGGGAAATAATACCTCTATGCCATCCTATTCCGCTAACTGGAGTTGATATCAGCTTTGAGTTTGGAGAAGATTACATTGAAGCAACTTGTGAAGTTAGAGCTTACTACAAAACAGGGGTCGAGATGGAAGCTTTAACAGGAGTTAGTGTCGCTTTACTTACAATCTGGGACATGGTAAAAGCTGTAGAAAAAGACGAGAAAGGACAGTATCCAGTTACGAGGATTTATGACATTAGAGTTGTTGAGAAGGTGAAGGAGAAGTGA
- a CDS encoding YbjQ family protein — translation MEEFIIATTEHVPGYRVVKVLGIARGATVRAKHIGKDILAGLRNIVGGEVKEYTEMLAEAREVAIQRMIEHAKSMGANAVIGVRFMTSSIAAGAAEIFAYGTAVILEKE, via the coding sequence ATGGAAGAATTTATTATTGCAACTACCGAGCATGTTCCCGGATATAGGGTTGTTAAAGTTCTTGGAATAGCCAGAGGAGCAACTGTTAGGGCCAAGCACATTGGGAAGGACATTCTCGCTGGGTTGAGAAACATAGTAGGTGGGGAGGTTAAAGAGTACACCGAGATGCTTGCAGAAGCTAGAGAAGTTGCTATTCAAAGAATGATTGAGCATGCAAAGAGTATGGGAGCAAATGCCGTCATTGGTGTTCGCTTCATGACCTCAAGCATTGCCGCTGGAGCCGCTGAGATTTTTGCATACGGCACTGCAGTTATTCTTGAGAAAGAGTAA
- a CDS encoding endonuclease MutS2 → MKLNSEARAIYKSIREEIKRRIQLKESLAYLDEFEPTNDKNEVLRRQAYFKENLPKIVPELKEILAKIKPIRFKKDFLHDRLLVVDESEIEKAQALGVCEVSTEPLEGYDLILSTIGIGIDVELSISEIAPELYIMPLWENRETLKALVQIGNILEEKSVAEPILEKLKELEEVMKRRELLDNLDELIAEEERKLNEKIAEKLEKFSLTLTGKELLEFLKDLREGNYEAIFKHFSEIESEILEEINEAEKRLSEKLNFTVELFSRENLYPVEVSPESIEALRRELERELKVEMYLKSREILDEIKHLIPKLREEINRAYELEFLRAVKEFTEGFAFPELIEWGIGFINGRHLFIKNPQPVSYVVGKVPIEFDGVNGERVVILTGANSGGKTSLLELISQIVILTHMGFPVNAEKAWVEVLDELFFFKRKRSIYGAGAFETALKSFVRALTSDGRKLILIDEFEAITEPGAAVKIIAELLKIAYEKGFYVIIVSHLGEDLKKELPFARVDGIEAQGLDENLNLIVDRQPKFGVLGKSTPELIVEKLYRTKRGKEKEIFERVWKAFT, encoded by the coding sequence ATGAAGCTCAACAGCGAAGCGAGAGCAATCTACAAAAGTATTCGTGAAGAGATAAAGAGAAGAATCCAGCTTAAGGAGAGCCTAGCGTATCTTGACGAGTTTGAACCAACGAATGATAAAAATGAGGTTCTAAGGAGACAGGCTTATTTTAAAGAGAACCTTCCAAAAATCGTGCCAGAACTGAAGGAAATATTGGCCAAAATCAAACCAATTCGTTTTAAAAAGGATTTTCTGCACGATAGGCTTTTAGTTGTTGATGAAAGTGAGATTGAAAAAGCCCAAGCTTTGGGAGTGTGTGAGGTCTCAACAGAGCCTTTGGAGGGGTATGATTTAATTTTAAGCACCATAGGGATTGGAATTGACGTCGAGCTGAGCATAAGTGAAATCGCTCCCGAGCTCTATATCATGCCTCTTTGGGAAAATCGGGAGACCTTGAAAGCTTTGGTTCAAATTGGTAATATCCTTGAAGAGAAGAGCGTTGCTGAGCCAATTTTAGAAAAATTAAAAGAATTAGAAGAAGTTATGAAGCGGAGGGAATTACTCGACAATCTTGATGAGCTAATAGCAGAGGAAGAGAGAAAACTGAATGAGAAGATAGCAGAGAAACTTGAGAAGTTCAGCCTAACTTTGACTGGTAAAGAATTATTGGAGTTCTTAAAAGATCTTAGGGAAGGAAACTATGAGGCAATATTTAAGCATTTCAGTGAAATTGAGAGCGAAATCCTTGAGGAAATAAATGAAGCGGAGAAAAGGCTCAGTGAAAAGCTAAACTTTACTGTCGAGCTGTTTTCACGAGAAAACCTCTATCCTGTGGAAGTATCTCCAGAGAGCATTGAGGCTTTACGTCGGGAACTGGAAAGGGAACTCAAGGTAGAGATGTATTTGAAGAGCCGGGAAATTCTTGATGAAATAAAGCACCTCATACCAAAGCTTAGAGAGGAGATAAACAGAGCATATGAGCTGGAATTTTTAAGGGCAGTGAAAGAATTTACAGAAGGATTTGCATTCCCAGAGCTGATTGAATGGGGAATCGGATTCATAAATGGGAGACATCTGTTCATTAAAAATCCTCAGCCTGTTAGCTATGTTGTTGGGAAAGTCCCAATAGAGTTTGATGGTGTAAATGGTGAGAGGGTTGTTATTTTGACAGGTGCAAACAGCGGTGGGAAGACTTCGCTGCTTGAGCTTATCTCTCAAATAGTAATTTTGACTCATATGGGCTTTCCAGTTAATGCCGAGAAAGCTTGGGTCGAGGTTTTAGACGAGCTTTTCTTCTTCAAACGGAAGCGGTCTATTTACGGTGCGGGAGCTTTTGAAACAGCCTTAAAGAGCTTTGTGAGAGCACTGACAAGTGATGGGAGAAAGCTGATTTTGATTGACGAGTTTGAAGCAATAACTGAGCCAGGCGCTGCTGTCAAGATAATAGCAGAGCTCTTGAAGATTGCTTATGAAAAAGGATTTTACGTCATCATTGTCTCTCATTTAGGAGAAGACTTGAAGAAAGAACTGCCGTTTGCGAGAGTTGATGGGATCGAAGCTCAAGGCTTAGATGAAAACCTTAACTTAATTGTTGACAGACAGCCAAAGTTTGGGGTTTTAGGTAAAAGCACCCCAGAGCTGATTGTTGAAAAGCTTTACCGCACCAAGAGGGGAAAAGAGAAGGAGATTTTTGAGAGGGTGTGGAAAGCGTTCACTTAA
- a CDS encoding ABC transporter permease subunit gives MNPILNIAMKEVYVQIKTKRFAIMVALFVLLSLSFAYMIKNIVLGNPEVGEMYRQLYAGTSPFQMMFVSSFSGALSNLLPFLGGLLGYDLINREIEQGTIKITLSKPVYRDQFLLGKFFGSALTITVGVLIFYSLTLAFSLLFGVTITGKDLAMLFATLPFSIIYALIFLVFGMLFSVIIKKPSTALLVAIIFIFFLQFLYPMIVSIVTMFMYRDELFQAALISNQTTMYSPAWEKYVHTLRTLMYIVPSSHYGSIVGSIFGQKIEIMNFQFFGGSMFEDRTILESLSLVWQNIVALIVILLLPFAVAYAKFMNKDLR, from the coding sequence ATGAATCCGATTCTCAACATCGCCATGAAAGAAGTTTACGTGCAGATTAAAACAAAAAGATTCGCGATAATGGTTGCTCTGTTTGTCCTGCTATCACTGAGCTTTGCATATATGATTAAAAATATCGTGCTTGGAAATCCCGAAGTTGGAGAGATGTATAGGCAACTGTATGCTGGAACGTCCCCTTTCCAAATGATGTTTGTCTCTTCATTTTCAGGAGCTTTAAGCAATCTGCTACCTTTTTTAGGGGGTTTGCTTGGATATGACTTGATAAACAGAGAGATTGAGCAGGGAACAATCAAGATTACACTCAGCAAGCCGGTTTATAGGGATCAGTTCCTTCTTGGCAAGTTTTTTGGATCAGCTCTCACAATTACAGTTGGAGTTCTGATTTTCTATTCCCTAACCTTAGCATTTTCCCTCCTCTTTGGGGTAACAATAACTGGAAAAGATCTAGCAATGCTCTTTGCTACACTTCCATTCTCGATAATTTATGCCCTAATTTTCCTCGTGTTTGGCATGCTGTTCTCAGTCATTATCAAGAAACCATCAACAGCTCTCCTTGTAGCAATAATTTTCATATTCTTCCTTCAATTCCTTTATCCAATGATAGTCAGCATAGTTACAATGTTCATGTACAGGGATGAGCTTTTCCAAGCTGCATTAATATCGAATCAAACTACAATGTATAGTCCTGCATGGGAAAAATACGTTCACACTTTACGCACTTTAATGTACATAGTACCCTCTTCTCATTACGGCTCAATTGTAGGTTCAATCTTTGGACAAAAAATTGAAATAATGAACTTCCAATTCTTCGGGGGTAGCATGTTTGAGGACAGAACAATATTGGAAAGCCTAAGCTTGGTTTGGCAAAACATTGTGGCGTTGATAGTAATCTTACTATTGCCCTTTGCAGTTGCATACGCCAAATTTATGAACAAGGATT